Genomic DNA from Caloenas nicobarica isolate bCalNic1 chromosome 3, bCalNic1.hap1, whole genome shotgun sequence:
TCCCATGCACACCCATTCACCCACCCATCGACCTGTCCATCTATCCACCCATCTACCTAACCATCTGTCCACCTATCAGCCTGTCTACCCATCCAGCTGTCCATCCTTCCACCCACCTCTCCATGGGACTGCACATTTGTCTGTCCATCAGAGCAGCTCAGAGCTTTATGCTGCAATTTGCTATTTcttgctgccatctagtgagaAGATTTCTCAGAGAAATATAGTCTCTCCTTGGACTTGTACCAGTTGCTTCCAGGAGCTGAACCCCAGATGTGGAGGGCAGAAAGTGAAAGCAGTGATTTGGGGGAAGATGCAGTGATGGGACAAGCCCTCTCTTCATCTCCCCTCACCTCTCCCTCTTTCCCACCGCAGGATGAGAAGAATCAGATGATGACCACGAATGTCTGGCTGAAGCAGGTAGGAGCCTGGTCCCTCTCTGGGGCAAGAGCGTGTCAAGGAGGGGACAGCCTTTAAGACCAAGTCCCTCTGGGTGGCATCTCCACGTTGCTGTTCCTCTGGGGGATGCTGCCAGAGGAGGAGGCATTGGGCAGCTCTGTCCTATCAGACCCAAGGTGACTTGATGCCTTCCCCTCCATGTCTCCCTCCAGGAGTGGAGTGATTACAAGTTGCGCTGGGACCCCGCGGAATTTGACAACGTCACCTCCATCCGGGTGCCCTCTGAGATGATCTGGATCCCCGACATCGTGCTCTACAACAAGTGAGTGATGCTGCTGAGATGGGGCGGCCCTAGGGCCTGCtaccccatcccatcccatcccatcccatcccatcccatcctccTCCGACCTTCACACCTCTCCATCCCCGCAGTGCCGACGGGGAGTTCGCCGTGACCCATATGACGAAGGCCCACCTCTTCTCCAACGGGAAGGTGAAGTGGGTGCCGCCCGCCATCTACAAGAGCTCGTGCAGCATCGACGTCACCTTCTTCCCCTTCGACCAGCAGAACTGCAAGATGAAGTTCGGCTCCTGGACATACGACAAGGCCAAGATCGACCTGGAGAACATGGACCACCACGTGGACCTCAAGGATTACTGGGAGAGTGGTGAGTGGGCCATCATAAATGCCATTGGCACCTATAACTCCAAGAAGTATGACTGCTGCACCGAGATCTACCCCGACATCACGTTCTGCTTCGTCATCCGTCGCCTCCCGCTCTTCTACACCATCAACCTCATCATACCCTGCCTGCTCATCTCCTGCCTGACCGTGCTGGTCTTCTATCTGCCCTCTGACTGTGGGGAGAAGATCACCCTCTGCATCTCCGTCCTGCTGTCCCTCACCGTCTTCCTGCTGCTCATCACGGAGATCATCCCCTCCACCTCGCTGGTCATCCCTCTCATTGGCGAGTACCTCCTGTTCACTATGATCTTCGTCACGCTCTCCATCATCATCACCGTGTTCGTCCTCAACGTCCACCAccgctcccccagcacccacacgATGCCCCGCTGGGTGCGTAGCTTCTTCCTTGACTTCATCCCCCGCTGGCTCTTCATGAAGCggcccccggcgctgccgcccccCGAGGGGACCGCGGGGCAGTACGACCTCCCGGGGACCAGGCTCAGCACCTCCCGGTGCTGGCTGGAGACCGATGTGGATGATAaatgggaggaagaggaggaggaagaagaggaggaggaggaggaagaggagaagacaTACCCCAGCCGCATGTCGCAGGCGGGGTCCCACGGCCAGAGCACCCAGTGCCGCTATGGCTGCAGACGCCAAGCTGGGAAGGTGTcggggggctcagccccccgAGTGCCCCCcaagggggaggaagaggaggaggtgggtgcAGAGAAGGGGCTGGTGCTGtcccccagcatcctgaagGCCCTGGAAGGGGTTCAGTACATCGCAGACCACCTGCGAGCTGAGGACGCTGACTTCTCGGTGAGTGGGTACCCCCGAAGGCTGGGGGGGTACGGGGGGGTCCCTCACACCGGGTGCTGCCTCCTGCCACTTGTACCTCCCTggggggtctgtgctgggaCCCCTGGTCGGTTCCCTGGCTGCTGAGGACCCAATGCTGGGGAGAAGATCAATGAGATGCCTGGTCCATGGGGTCAGTTGAAGGTTCCTCCAGCTGTGGGAGCACTGGAGGTCCCTTTGCTGTCCCTGGAGAGCAGAGATGGCCCATCTTGCTCTGCTGGGACCTGGCTCAGGGGCTGCACCCCTATTTTTGCCCAGATTGTTTCAGAAAACCCTGGGTGGGATTTGCTCTGCCCCAAGCAGCCTCCCCAGAGAGgtccatccccagccctgcttctCCAGGGTTCTCCCAAGGTATCTCCTCACCCTGAGGAGCCCCAGTTGGTCTCCTAAGCTCAGAGAGTTCTCACAAATTGGGGGGCTGCACCCTCTGCCCAGGCTCACAGCCCCTCTCTGCTCGGCAGGTGAAGGAGGACTGGAAGTACGTGGCCATGGTGATCGACCGCATCTTCCTCTGGATGTTCATCATCGTCTGCTTGCTGGGCACCGTGGGGCTCTTTCTCCCGCCCTACCTGGCGGGGATGATCTAGGGACCAGATGGTGGGGACCATGGGCAATGCAGGGTCCCTCCTCCCAGGGAGAGGGCACGGTGGAGCCCACGTCCAGGCGGAGCCTCACCTCTCCCCAGGAGGACACAGTCCCAACCATGGAGGACCCTTGGGTGCAAAATGCAGGCTGGAGCAAGGGCTGTGCCGAGGGGTGACCTGGGGATGGTGCGGAGGGACAGCTCCTTGCCATCCTGCCCGGGGTGGTCGCAGATGTCCTAGCATTGAGGAAGGCACGGGACAGCTTCCCCATtgcctgagcacagcctggAGGCATCTAGGAGAGGTTTCTGCTTCCTCGAGCTGCTGCAAGTCCCACTCAGAACCCAAGAGCCATGTGTCTAATGTGCTGGGCAACCTCACAGGCACTTTAGGATGCATCCTGACCACAGGGTGCTCAGGACCACGGGCTGGCATGTTTGAGCATGACATGGAGCAGCTGATAACGCCTTGGATGGTCCATGGAGAAGGTCGTGAGGTGGTGGTCCCTGCTCGGCTGCATGGTTCAGGGGTCTCTGCTCTGCAAAGCCCAGCCCAAACATAGACCCTCTGCAACCCACCGGCACAAGCAGTTGCTTCCACGCCATCCCCCACCAGAGCTCGGGGCAGCAGGAGACAGGAACAGCTGCCctaggtggccaagaggccaccagcatcctggctgggaccagcactggtgtggccagcaggcccagggcagcgaccgtcctgtgctgggaatggggaggccaaacctccaatcctgggggcagttctgggccctcaTGACAccccttgaggtgctggagcgagttgagagaagggaacggagctggggaaggggctggagcacaagtgtgatgggagcggctgagggagctgggggttcagctggagaacaggagctgaggggagaccttctgatctctgacctgcctgaaaggagcttggagccagggggggtcgggctctgctccccaggaacaagcgccaggaccagaggaaacggcctcaagttgcgccaggggaggtgaCAGGCAAGCACGGGCACAACAGGACTTTGTGCGTGGTTTATCTCAGCCGGAATGAACAGCGCTGTGGGAAGATGCTgggaaaaaagcccaaaccGGACGGTTTCCAACTCAAAAAGCACAAACCGAACAGAGACTTGGTCTGCCGCCGTCGCTTAACACGGAGCAGCTCAGAGAAAAAACGCAGCTGGAAGAGGCACCGTTCTCCTGGTTTGTGCCAC
This window encodes:
- the CHRNA2 gene encoding neuronal acetylcholine receptor subunit alpha-2 is translated as MWRLPHGIVPLVMWCFVTFQAVSCLQDQPGSHAEERLFKHLFTGYNRWSRPVPNTSDVVIVKFGLSIAQLIDVDEKNQMMTTNVWLKQEWSDYKLRWDPAEFDNVTSIRVPSEMIWIPDIVLYNNADGEFAVTHMTKAHLFSNGKVKWVPPAIYKSSCSIDVTFFPFDQQNCKMKFGSWTYDKAKIDLENMDHHVDLKDYWESGEWAIINAIGTYNSKKYDCCTEIYPDITFCFVIRRLPLFYTINLIIPCLLISCLTVLVFYLPSDCGEKITLCISVLLSLTVFLLLITEIIPSTSLVIPLIGEYLLFTMIFVTLSIIITVFVLNVHHRSPSTHTMPRWVRSFFLDFIPRWLFMKRPPALPPPEGTAGQYDLPGTRLSTSRCWLETDVDDKWEEEEEEEEEEEEEEEKTYPSRMSQAGSHGQSTQCRYGCRRQAGKVSGGSAPRVPPKGEEEEEVGAEKGLVLSPSILKALEGVQYIADHLRAEDADFSVKEDWKYVAMVIDRIFLWMFIIVCLLGTVGLFLPPYLAGMI